Proteins from one Oncorhynchus tshawytscha isolate Ot180627B linkage group LG16, Otsh_v2.0, whole genome shotgun sequence genomic window:
- the LOC112235923 gene encoding zinc finger protein 883, with translation MADSETECDTPGLDTLGSECVIAHSQVDLHYAAETEIMTEEKRGLELEIHGADLAKIQGLTAVACVDAIVTETDHDYVTKPDHHGEIQCFTMGGEGKGEALLGEVLLKTETEHVVKVESDHVGGELTVESENGVVIHEAHGLQCNECGEIFGSMADLHQHFEIHKATNPYICVHCGDSFAVESSLKQHMKIHMKEKAYATTGVEMVGKGVIDAFNLKSHQMIHSPEKPHRCSECGKSFAAAITLREHMKMHSEDKPYKCTQCRKSFIRRRHLKKHQELHAREKPFTCSQCGKGFTTASSLKQHQKTHAGDKPHRCTQCGKCFAAAATLREHQRIHSGEKPYKCNQCRKSFVRKRHLKKHQLVHSGGKPYSCAQCDKSFNHSSSLSRHHKVHLEARIYSSPPQGKAFSYGSTMKQQSRMHQGGGAGDKPYTCNHCDKSFNHSSSLSRHQRVHSEGKSYTCGHCGKRFNHSSSLSRHQRVHQEQKQQQQQQQQVVVQQQYSAVPSTKGFPHTTILKQRILASEKPYRCSQCGKGFNHSSSLSRHHRIHIDQ, from the coding sequence ATGGCTGATTCAGAGACTGAGTGTGACACACCCGGCCTTGACACGCTGGGGTCGGAGTGTGTCATTGCCCACAGCCAGGTTGACCTGCATTATGCGGCCGAGACGGAGATCATGACGGAGGAGAAACGTGGCCTGGAGCTGGAGATCCACGGGGCAGACCTGGCCAAGATCCAAGGTCTCACTGCCGTGGCCTGTGTGGACGCCATCGTCACAGAGACTGACCACGACTACGTGACCAAGCCGGACCACCACGGGGAGATCCAGTGCTTCACCATGGGGGGCGAGGGCAAAGGGGAGGCGCTGCTGGGAGAGGTGCTGCTAAAAACAGAGACTGAACATGTGGTTAAGGTGGAGTCGGACCACGTGGGCGGCGAGCTGACGGTGGAGTCCGAGAATGGTGTGGTTATCCACGAGGCCCACGGCCTGCAGTGCAACGAGTGCGGAGAGATCTTCGGCAGCATGGCCGACCTGCACCAGCACTTTGAGATCCACAAGGCCACCAACCCTTACATCTGCGTGCACTGTGGCGATAGCTTCGCTGTGGAGTCGAGCCTCAAGCAGCACATGAAGATCCACATGAAAGAGAAAGCGTATGCCACCACAGGTGTGGAGATGGTGGGAAAGGGGGTGATCGATGCTTTCAACCTAAAGTCTCACCAGATGATCCACAGCCCGGAGAAGCCCCACCGTTGCTCGGAATGCGGCAAGAGCTTCGCGGCGGCCATCACCCTGCGGGAGCACATGAAGATGCACTCGGAGGATAAGCCGTACAAGTGTACCCAGTGCAGGAAGAGCTTCATCCGCCGGCGCCACCTCAAGAAGCACCAGGAGCTTCACGCCAGGGAGAAGCCCTTCAcctgttcccagtgtggaaagggcTTTACCACGGCCTCTAGCCTGAAGCAGCACCAGAAAACCCACGCAGGGGACAAGCCTCACCGCTGCACACAGTGTGGGAAGTGCTTTGCCGCAGCCGCAACCCTGCGGGAGCACCAGCGCATCCACTCTGGGGAGAAGCCCTACAAGTGCAACCAGTGCAGGAAGAGCTTTGTCCGCAAGCGCCACCTTAAGAAGCACCAACTGGTCCACTCGGGTGGGAAACCCTACTCCTGCGCCCAGTGCGACAAGAGCTTCAACCACTCTTCCTCGCTCTCCCGGCACCACAAGGTCCACCTGGAAGCACGcatctactcctctcctccccagggcAAGGCCTTCTCCTACGGGTCCACTATGAAGCAACAGTCGAGGATGCACCAGGGGGGAGGCGCGGGAGACAAACCGTACACCTGCAACCACTGCGACAAGAGCTTCAATCATTCCTCCTCCCTGTCCCGCCACCAAAGAGTCCACTCGGAGGGGAAGAGCTACACCTGCGGCCACTGTGGGAAGAGGTTCAAccactcctcttctctgtccAGGCACCAGCGTGTTCACCAGgagcagaagcagcagcagcagcagcaacaacaggtAGTGGTGCAGCAACAGTACAGCGCCGTTCCCTCGACAAAGGGattcccccacaccaccatcctCAAACAGCGTATCCTGGCCAGCGAGAAGCCATACAggtgctcccagtgtggaaaagGCTTCAACCATTCATCTTCTCTCTCCAGGCATCATAGAATCCACATCGACCAGTGA